A window of the Thalassoglobus sp. JC818 genome harbors these coding sequences:
- a CDS encoding VCBS repeat-containing protein — protein MSNYLNALLFASVSLLTLAPSALLKADDEFVEFQEVVLDPEIGKVCYAVTLADVDNDGLQDIVAVTERRVLWFQAPDWTPRVIIEDQTPLDNVCIAPHDIDGDGLVDFALGAGWTKIGTIHWLTRGDSLDELWKVHLIGEERWTHRMRWADVLGTGSPQLVVSPLNATAGNGVRLTAFEVPDNPTEGGWSATVLDQELNRMHNHWHVDVNNDDSIDTLTASQEGVYLVERTPEGWAKTHIGTGIDGETPADRGAGEVKLGRLASGVDVIATVEPMHGHSLVVYTEPEGDRELWTRTVIDAGFQRGHAIWMADMDGDGSDEIVFGHSDTPETFGVIVYKARNNWGTNWSKHVVDAGGMACEDLIVEDLTGDGLPDIVAGGRATHNLKLYINRGP, from the coding sequence ATGTCGAACTATTTGAACGCGCTCCTGTTCGCTTCCGTCAGTCTGCTGACACTTGCACCCTCGGCACTTTTGAAGGCTGACGACGAGTTTGTCGAGTTTCAGGAAGTTGTGCTTGATCCGGAGATTGGCAAAGTCTGCTATGCGGTGACACTGGCGGATGTCGACAACGATGGACTTCAGGATATCGTGGCTGTGACAGAGCGCCGGGTGTTGTGGTTTCAGGCTCCTGACTGGACACCACGTGTGATCATCGAGGACCAGACTCCTCTGGACAATGTTTGTATCGCGCCGCATGACATCGACGGAGATGGACTGGTCGATTTTGCTCTCGGAGCTGGCTGGACGAAGATTGGAACCATCCACTGGCTGACTCGCGGAGATTCGCTCGATGAACTTTGGAAAGTTCACCTGATCGGAGAAGAACGTTGGACGCACCGCATGCGCTGGGCAGATGTCCTCGGAACGGGATCGCCGCAACTTGTCGTTTCGCCGCTCAACGCAACGGCTGGCAACGGTGTTCGGTTGACCGCGTTTGAAGTCCCTGACAATCCAACAGAGGGTGGTTGGTCAGCAACAGTTCTCGATCAGGAACTCAATCGCATGCACAACCACTGGCATGTCGATGTCAACAATGATGATTCCATCGACACATTGACTGCTTCGCAAGAGGGGGTCTATCTCGTCGAGCGAACACCGGAAGGTTGGGCAAAAACTCACATCGGGACCGGGATTGATGGAGAGACTCCCGCTGATCGTGGAGCCGGTGAAGTCAAACTCGGTCGACTGGCTTCGGGTGTCGATGTGATTGCCACTGTCGAACCGATGCATGGCCATTCGCTGGTCGTTTATACCGAACCGGAAGGCGACAGAGAGCTGTGGACACGCACTGTCATCGATGCTGGATTCCAGCGAGGACATGCGATTTGGATGGCTGACATGGATGGAGACGGAAGCGATGAGATTGTCTTCGGTCACAGCGACACCCCGGAGACCTTCGGGGTGATTGTTTACAAAGCTCGCAACAATTGGGGCACGAACTGGTCTAAACACGTTGTCGATGCAGGCGGCATGGCCTGCGAAGACTTGATTGTCGAGGACCTGACCGGCGACGGATTGCCCGACATCGTGGCGGGAGGTCGTGCGACGCACAATTTGAAGTTGTACATCAACCGTGGTCCGTAA
- a CDS encoding DNA-directed RNA polymerase subunit omega, producing MHDELKEDAIAKKVGGRFKLSTLIQKRLVQLNRGAPPLVDCPGKPTMGTVIEEIMTDKIYLDVSDNVVIVPDDAPDLEKMLMDESPDVEE from the coding sequence ATGCACGATGAACTGAAGGAAGATGCGATCGCAAAGAAGGTCGGCGGACGCTTTAAGCTGTCCACGCTGATCCAAAAGCGTCTCGTTCAGTTGAATCGAGGCGCCCCGCCTCTTGTTGACTGCCCGGGCAAGCCCACCATGGGGACAGTGATCGAAGAGATCATGACTGATAAAATCTACCTCGACGTTTCGGACAATGTCGTCATCGTTCCAGATGACGCTCCCGACCTCGAAAAAATGCTGATGGACGAATCGCCTGACGTCGAAGAATAA
- the gmk gene encoding guanylate kinase, which produces MTEETSTDNASPPCRMVVLSGPSGSGKTTIVERLLSDSSVPIQMAVSATTRPKRTGEIDGKHYHFMTSEDFEAHRLADDFVECAEVHRSGFWYGTLKSELTRIQESGSWVLLEIDVEGALKVMDLYPDAVSIFLQTPSVDEYERRLRSRGTELEEVIQRRLRTAKEELKSSGTYRYRVINDDLDRAVGEICTLLKDTEKNFHAR; this is translated from the coding sequence ATGACTGAAGAAACCTCCACAGATAATGCTTCTCCCCCTTGTCGTATGGTCGTCCTGTCGGGCCCCAGTGGCAGCGGCAAAACAACGATCGTCGAACGGCTTCTCAGCGACTCTTCCGTCCCGATTCAGATGGCGGTCTCTGCGACGACACGTCCCAAACGCACCGGTGAAATCGACGGAAAACACTACCATTTCATGACTTCCGAGGATTTCGAGGCACACCGGTTGGCCGACGACTTCGTCGAGTGTGCAGAAGTTCATCGAAGCGGTTTCTGGTACGGCACCCTCAAGAGCGAGTTGACTCGAATACAAGAGTCCGGCAGCTGGGTCCTGCTGGAAATTGACGTCGAGGGGGCATTGAAGGTCATGGATTTGTACCCCGATGCGGTGTCGATCTTCTTGCAGACGCCCTCCGTCGATGAGTACGAAAGAAGGCTTCGCAGCCGGGGAACAGAATTAGAGGAAGTCATTCAACGGCGGTTGCGGACTGCGAAAGAGGAGCTAAAATCGTCCGGTACGTACCGGTATCGAGTAATCAATGATGATCTGGATCGAGCTGTGGGAGAAATCTGCACGCTCTTGAAGGATACGGAGAAGAACTTTCATGCACGATGA
- a CDS encoding methyltransferase domain-containing protein, translated as MRSLTIWLTSFVLLLIVIPPQVDAQDESLSAPLADLRYSYQRNHDPNGIGKFYLGREIARVMGHQGIRWLERPEREEEERLSKLIEGLNIEPGMTVADIGAGSGVISVLLSEAVGPSGTVLAVDIQPEMLEALQAKCKFLEIDNVVPVLGTTKSPRLEAGTVDLIVMVDVYHEFDFPFEMLQNISQALKLGGRVAFVEYRKEDPYVPIKEVHKMSEAQVKAEALVPAHGLRWAGTFRRLPRQHVVIFSKEK; from the coding sequence ATGCGCAGCCTGACCATATGGCTCACTTCATTCGTTTTGCTTCTGATCGTCATCCCGCCTCAAGTCGATGCTCAGGACGAATCGCTCTCGGCACCACTTGCGGACTTACGGTATTCCTATCAGCGGAATCACGATCCAAACGGCATCGGCAAATTCTATCTGGGCCGAGAGATCGCGCGCGTGATGGGGCATCAGGGAATCCGCTGGCTGGAGCGACCAGAACGTGAAGAGGAAGAACGGCTTTCGAAGCTGATCGAAGGGTTGAACATCGAACCCGGAATGACAGTCGCCGATATTGGAGCTGGGTCTGGAGTGATCAGTGTTCTTCTCTCCGAAGCAGTCGGCCCAAGCGGGACCGTTCTGGCCGTCGATATTCAGCCGGAGATGCTCGAGGCACTACAGGCGAAGTGCAAGTTCCTGGAAATTGACAACGTGGTCCCTGTCCTTGGAACAACAAAGTCACCTCGCCTGGAGGCAGGAACCGTCGACTTGATTGTCATGGTCGACGTTTACCACGAGTTCGATTTTCCGTTCGAAATGCTTCAAAACATCTCGCAAGCTTTGAAACTGGGAGGGCGAGTCGCGTTTGTTGAATACCGCAAAGAAGATCCGTACGTGCCGATCAAAGAAGTTCACAAGATGTCAGAAGCACAAGTGAAAGCGGAGGCTCTCGTACCCGCACATGGTCTGCGATGGGCGGGAACATTCCGCAGACTCCCGAGACAACATGTCGTCATTTTCTCCAAAGAAAAGTAG
- the otnK gene encoding 3-oxo-tetronate kinase, whose product MTDAHADSRRGPVLGCIADDVTGATDLATNLVQGGLRVTQFLGVPTQKALREVAADAVVIALKTRSIPVSEAIAESVASLNAMRASGIGRFYFKYCSTFDSTPQGNIGPVAEALMDELKVSQAIFCPAFPANGRTVYQGHLFVYQKLLNESGMENHPLNPMTDSNLIRVLEQQSTRSVGLIDYSTIEAGPEQIRAELKKLADENIQLIISDSCDEQHLQSLAKVAADAPLITGGSGLGRYLGEMYRETGVVENHKREAVPPTVTGRSLVLAGSCSTMTNRQVARMKVFAPAFQIDVRQLMDDSERLLEEVIEWSNSHDPSIPLLVFSSALPETVQQLQQEFGTEGVADKIERFHASFAQHMVNECGVRRLILAGGETSGAVVRQLGISQLQIGPAICPGVPWTTSDSEPSLALALKSGNFGSEHFFREALEMLP is encoded by the coding sequence ATGACAGACGCTCATGCCGATTCAAGACGTGGTCCCGTTTTGGGCTGTATCGCGGATGATGTAACGGGAGCCACCGATCTCGCGACGAACCTCGTCCAGGGCGGATTGCGAGTCACTCAGTTTCTCGGCGTGCCAACTCAGAAAGCTCTCCGGGAAGTCGCTGCCGATGCTGTTGTGATCGCCCTGAAGACGAGGTCGATTCCAGTCAGCGAGGCGATTGCGGAATCGGTAGCGAGCCTGAATGCCATGCGAGCATCGGGGATCGGTCGGTTCTACTTCAAGTACTGTTCGACGTTCGATTCAACGCCTCAGGGAAATATCGGCCCGGTCGCTGAAGCGTTGATGGACGAGTTAAAAGTCTCGCAGGCGATTTTCTGTCCCGCTTTTCCAGCGAATGGGCGAACGGTCTACCAAGGACATCTTTTCGTCTATCAGAAGCTCTTAAACGAATCGGGAATGGAGAACCATCCTCTCAATCCCATGACCGATTCGAATCTGATCCGCGTTCTCGAGCAACAGTCGACACGCTCGGTCGGTCTGATCGATTACAGCACCATCGAGGCAGGACCCGAACAAATTCGAGCAGAACTCAAGAAGCTCGCGGACGAAAACATTCAACTCATTATCTCTGACTCTTGCGATGAACAGCATCTGCAATCGCTGGCAAAGGTCGCGGCAGATGCCCCATTGATTACTGGTGGGTCCGGGCTGGGGCGTTACCTCGGGGAGATGTATCGGGAAACGGGGGTTGTCGAAAATCACAAGCGGGAAGCAGTTCCCCCGACCGTTACCGGGCGAAGTCTTGTTCTGGCTGGCAGCTGCTCGACAATGACCAATCGTCAGGTCGCTCGCATGAAAGTGTTCGCACCGGCATTTCAGATCGACGTGCGACAACTCATGGACGACAGCGAGCGTCTTCTCGAAGAGGTCATCGAATGGTCAAATTCACACGATCCGTCGATACCTCTCCTTGTGTTTTCTTCAGCGCTCCCGGAAACCGTTCAGCAACTTCAGCAGGAATTCGGAACTGAAGGGGTTGCTGACAAGATCGAACGATTTCACGCCTCGTTCGCGCAACACATGGTCAACGAATGCGGTGTTCGCCGTTTGATTCTGGCAGGTGGAGAAACGTCCGGTGCAGTCGTCCGTCAATTGGGGATCTCTCAACTCCAGATCGGCCCCGCCATTTGTCCGGGAGTTCCATGGACGACTTCGGATTCTGAGCCCTCGCTGGCGCTGGCTCTGAAATCGGGAAACTTTGGAAGCGAGCACTTCTTTCGGGAAGCTCTGGAGATGTTGCCATGA
- the otnC gene encoding 3-oxo-tetronate 4-phosphate decarboxylase: protein MNERELREQIAIQGKSIFDRGLTFGTSGNISARLGDEIFITPTNTCMGRIDPDRISRLGPDGDFRSGDKPSKEAFLHLSMYRSRPKEQAIVHLHSTYSVAVSCLADVDPKNVLPPITAYYVMRVGTLPLIPYYPPGDETLAEAVEVQSKHARSVLLANHGPVVAGKSLDAAVAATEELEETAKLFLLLRGQATRFLDRDQCNELERRFPN, encoded by the coding sequence ATGAACGAACGGGAATTGCGGGAACAGATTGCGATTCAAGGCAAGTCGATTTTCGATCGAGGGCTGACGTTCGGAACTTCGGGAAATATCAGTGCGCGGCTCGGGGACGAAATTTTCATCACGCCAACGAACACATGCATGGGACGCATCGATCCTGATCGAATCTCACGGCTGGGACCCGATGGAGATTTTCGCTCAGGAGATAAACCCTCGAAAGAAGCCTTTCTTCACCTGTCGATGTACCGTTCACGTCCGAAAGAACAAGCGATCGTGCATCTTCATTCCACGTATTCCGTGGCTGTGTCGTGTCTGGCTGATGTGGACCCCAAGAACGTTCTGCCTCCAATCACAGCCTATTATGTAATGCGAGTCGGAACGCTCCCGCTGATTCCATATTATCCACCTGGAGACGAAACGCTGGCGGAAGCGGTCGAAGTTCAATCAAAACACGCCAGGTCTGTGCTGCTTGCCAATCACGGCCCGGTCGTCGCTGGCAAATCGCTGGACGCAGCGGTCGCAGCGACGGAAGAACTTGAAGAGACCGCGAAGCTCTTCCTCCTGCTCAGAGGTCAGGCGACCCGATTTCTCGATCGCGACCAGTGCAACGAGTTAGAGCGACGCTTTCCGAATTAA
- a CDS encoding alpha/beta hydrolase encodes MVVPRPIRVLLICALAFTAIPMQNATAEELPNIRYATVDGQELLLDLYLPDEIDNPKLIVWVHGGAWRSGSRTSMPLKDLIDKGYAIASVDYRLSPVARFPAQIHDIKAAIRFLRAHASKYGYDPQSIAIAGASAGGHLVALVGVTNGNSELEGRVGDHLDQSSDVQAIIDLYGPTNLTTILPQSTPHGLGVRIPALQLLLGGQPEDKTELAELASPVFHVDASDPPLLMMHGDQDPQVPINQSLELLGRYEALSLPFELEIIHGGVHGGPPFYDSARIELMADFLQKSLK; translated from the coding sequence ATGGTTGTTCCCCGCCCGATTCGCGTGCTGTTGATCTGTGCGCTCGCGTTCACTGCGATTCCTATGCAGAACGCAACTGCTGAAGAACTCCCGAACATCCGCTATGCGACAGTCGACGGTCAGGAACTGCTGCTCGATCTCTATTTGCCGGACGAGATCGACAATCCGAAACTGATCGTCTGGGTTCACGGTGGAGCCTGGAGATCTGGTTCGCGAACGTCGATGCCGCTGAAAGACCTGATCGACAAGGGCTACGCAATCGCGAGCGTCGACTACCGCTTGTCACCGGTCGCACGATTTCCTGCCCAGATTCATGACATCAAAGCAGCCATCCGATTTCTCAGAGCGCACGCTTCGAAATATGGTTACGACCCGCAATCCATCGCGATTGCAGGTGCTTCCGCAGGAGGACATCTCGTCGCTCTGGTTGGAGTGACGAATGGCAACTCTGAACTCGAAGGACGAGTCGGCGATCACCTCGACCAGAGTTCGGATGTCCAAGCAATCATCGACTTGTACGGCCCCACAAATCTGACGACAATTCTGCCGCAATCGACTCCGCACGGACTCGGAGTCCGCATCCCTGCCCTGCAATTGCTGTTAGGCGGTCAACCGGAAGACAAAACTGAATTGGCCGAACTGGCAAGCCCCGTCTTTCACGTAGACGCTTCCGATCCTCCGCTACTGATGATGCATGGAGATCAGGATCCCCAGGTTCCGATCAACCAATCCTTGGAGCTTCTGGGACGGTACGAGGCGCTCTCACTCCCTTTCGAACTTGAGATCATCCATGGTGGAGTCCACGGTGGACCTCCTTTCTACGATTCCGCTCGAATTGAGCTGATGGCAGATTTCCTGCAGAAGTCCCTGAAGTAG
- a CDS encoding HU family DNA-binding protein, giving the protein MAKKAVAAKPLTKTQILNELSERTGMTKKEVADFFDVLEQVIAENIGAKGPGAFTIPGLLKIVKRIRKKQPAKKGINPRTGEEIMIAAKPERKVVKVTALKKLKEMV; this is encoded by the coding sequence ATGGCGAAGAAGGCTGTAGCTGCTAAACCTCTGACCAAGACACAGATCCTCAACGAACTGTCGGAACGAACCGGCATGACCAAGAAGGAAGTCGCTGACTTCTTCGACGTCCTGGAACAAGTCATCGCTGAGAACATCGGAGCAAAAGGGCCCGGCGCTTTCACGATTCCTGGACTGCTGAAGATCGTGAAGAGAATTCGCAAGAAGCAACCTGCCAAGAAGGGTATCAATCCCCGAACTGGCGAAGAAATCATGATCGCTGCAAAGCCTGAACGAAAAGTCGTGAAGGTCACAGCACTCAAAAAACTGAAAGAGATGGTCTAA
- the cysC gene encoding adenylyl-sulfate kinase gives MAEQKATNVHWHDHRVSSEDRKKLKGHKSCVLWFTGLSGSGKSTIANTVDHKLAEMGKHTYLLDGDNIRMGLNKNLGFSAEDRAENIRRIGEVGKLFSDAGMITLTAFISPYRADRDAVRALLEDGEFVEVYVDASLETCEARDPKGLYKKARAGEIKGFTGIDDPYEVPEKAELILDSDSKGIDELADEVIAFLKERGTI, from the coding sequence ATGGCCGAACAAAAGGCAACAAACGTTCATTGGCACGATCACCGGGTTTCCTCCGAAGACCGTAAAAAACTGAAGGGACACAAGTCCTGCGTGCTTTGGTTTACTGGTCTGAGTGGATCTGGAAAAAGCACAATCGCCAATACCGTCGATCACAAACTGGCAGAAATGGGCAAGCACACCTACTTGCTCGACGGCGACAACATCCGCATGGGTCTCAACAAAAACCTCGGTTTTTCTGCAGAAGACCGAGCTGAGAACATCCGCCGAATTGGCGAAGTTGGGAAACTCTTCTCAGACGCAGGGATGATCACCCTGACCGCATTCATCTCCCCATACCGAGCAGACCGTGACGCTGTCCGTGCATTGCTCGAAGACGGCGAATTCGTCGAAGTTTACGTCGACGCTTCTCTCGAGACCTGCGAAGCACGCGATCCTAAAGGGCTTTACAAGAAAGCACGTGCTGGCGAAATCAAAGGCTTCACCGGGATTGATGATCCCTACGAAGTTCCAGAAAAAGCTGAGCTGATTCTCGATTCAGACTCCAAGGGAATCGACGAATTGGCTGACGAAGTCATCGCATTTCTCAAAGAGCGTGGAACGATTTAG
- the hisI gene encoding phosphoribosyl-AMP cyclohydrolase encodes MNGPNFEKHDLIPVIAQDEESGVILMLAYMNEEAYQETLSTKRVCYYSRSRQKLWRKGEESGNVQELKSLYFDCDADTILVKVNQIGGAACHEGYQSCFFRRVDPDSKAVSVEGERVFDPKQVYGKK; translated from the coding sequence GTGAACGGTCCAAACTTTGAAAAACACGATCTGATCCCGGTCATCGCTCAAGACGAGGAGTCGGGTGTCATATTGATGCTGGCGTATATGAATGAAGAGGCTTATCAGGAAACTTTGAGCACCAAGCGAGTCTGCTACTATAGTCGGAGTCGTCAAAAGCTCTGGCGCAAAGGTGAAGAGAGCGGCAACGTTCAGGAATTGAAGTCGCTCTATTTCGACTGTGACGCAGACACCATTCTGGTAAAGGTCAATCAGATCGGAGGCGCTGCTTGCCACGAGGGCTATCAGTCCTGCTTCTTTCGACGAGTCGATCCCGATTCGAAAGCCGTGTCTGTCGAAGGCGAGAGAGTCTTCGATCCCAAACAGGTCTACGGCAAGAAGTAA
- the hisG gene encoding ATP phosphoribosyltransferase has translation MSERTLKLGIPAGSLQDATAELFRKAGYNIKFSSRSYYPTIDDDEIECLLIRAQEMARYVENGILDAGITGFDWIQETQADVTEICELVFSKVSRRPVRWVLCVPNDSPIKSVKDLEGKRIATEAVGLTEAYLKQHGVNASVEFSWGATEVKPPRLADAIVEVTETGSSLRANDLRIVDEVLQSTTRMIANKTSMTDEWKSQKLQDIALMLKSCLAAEGKVGLMMNVRRSDLPTILRNLPALKDPTVASLADPDWVAVNTIIEESVVRTIVPELIAAGANGIVEFPISKIID, from the coding sequence ATGTCAGAGAGAACTCTCAAACTCGGAATCCCAGCTGGAAGCCTGCAGGATGCCACCGCAGAACTGTTTCGCAAAGCTGGTTACAACATCAAGTTTTCTTCTCGGTCGTACTACCCGACCATCGATGATGACGAAATTGAGTGCCTGCTGATTCGTGCTCAGGAAATGGCCCGGTATGTTGAGAATGGAATTCTCGATGCCGGAATTACCGGTTTCGATTGGATTCAGGAAACTCAGGCAGATGTGACGGAAATCTGCGAGCTTGTTTTCTCGAAGGTCAGTCGGCGTCCGGTTCGCTGGGTGCTGTGTGTCCCGAATGACTCTCCGATCAAGAGTGTCAAAGATCTCGAGGGGAAACGCATTGCGACCGAAGCAGTGGGGCTGACGGAAGCCTATCTGAAACAGCATGGTGTCAACGCATCGGTCGAATTTTCGTGGGGAGCGACTGAGGTCAAACCGCCGCGACTTGCAGATGCCATCGTTGAGGTCACAGAAACAGGCTCGTCACTTCGGGCGAATGATCTTCGCATTGTTGACGAAGTGCTGCAGAGCACAACGCGTATGATCGCGAACAAGACTTCGATGACTGATGAATGGAAGTCACAGAAGCTTCAGGACATCGCATTGATGCTCAAGTCCTGTCTGGCTGCCGAAGGCAAAGTCGGATTGATGATGAATGTCCGAAGATCGGACCTCCCGACGATTTTGCGGAATCTTCCGGCCTTGAAAGATCCAACGGTTGCGTCCTTGGCGGACCCTGACTGGGTGGCGGTGAATACCATCATCGAAGAGTCAGTTGTGCGGACCATTGTGCCTGAATTGATTGCCGCTGGAGCGAATGGAATTGTTGAGTTTCCAATCTCCAAGATTATCGATTGA
- the csrA gene encoding carbon storage regulator CsrA, which translates to MLVLSRKQDEKIIIGDSITLMVVSIQGDKVRLGIEAPKEVSIHREEVYQAIQSEQKSDRKPQSTPTEK; encoded by the coding sequence ATGCTAGTACTCAGTCGAAAACAGGATGAGAAGATCATTATTGGAGATTCGATCACATTGATGGTCGTCTCCATTCAAGGTGACAAGGTTCGCCTTGGGATCGAAGCACCCAAAGAGGTCAGTATCCATCGGGAAGAGGTCTATCAGGCCATTCAAAGCGAACAGAAGTCAGACCGTAAGCCACAGTCTACTCCCACTGAAAAATGA